Proteins from a genomic interval of Acinonyx jubatus isolate Ajub_Pintada_27869175 chromosome B4, VMU_Ajub_asm_v1.0, whole genome shotgun sequence:
- the USP15 gene encoding ubiquitin carboxyl-terminal hydrolase 15 isoform X3 — protein sequence MNSAIQCLSNTPPLTEYFLNDKYQEELNFDNPLGMRGEIAKSYAELIKQMWSGKFSYVTPRAFKTQVGRFAPQFSGYQQQDCQELLAFLLDGLHEDLNRIRKKPYIQLKDADGRPDKIVAEEAWENHLKRNDSIIVDIFHGLFKSTLVCPECAKISVTFDPFCYLTLPLPMKKERTLEVYLVRMDPLTKPMQYKVVVPKIGNILDLCTALSALSGVPADKMIVTDIYNHRFHRIFAMDENLSSIMERDDIYVFEININRTEDTEHVIIPVCLREKFRHSSYTHHTGSSLFGQPFLMAVPRNNTEDKLYNLLLLRMCRYVKISTETEETEGSLHCCKDQNINGNGPNGIHEEGSPSEMETDEPDDESSQDQELPSENENSQSEDSVGGDNDSENGLCTEETCKSQLTGHKKRLFTFQFNNLGNTDINYIKDDTRHIRFDERQLRLDERSFLALDWDPDLKKRYFDENAAEDFEKHESVEYKPPKKPFVKLKDCIELFTTKEKLGAEDPWYCPNCKEHQQATKKLDLWSLPPVLVVHLKRFSYSRYMRDKLDTLVDFPINDLDMSEFLINPNAGPCRYNLIAVSNHYGGMGGGHYTAFAKNKDDGKWYYFDDSSVSTASEDQIVSKAAYVLFYQRQDTFSGTGFFPLDRETKGASAATGIPLESDEDSNDNDNDIENENCMHTN from the exons TGTTTGAGCAACACTCCTCCACTTACTGAATATTTCCTCAATGATAAGTATCAAGAAGAACTCAATTTTGACAATCCCTTAGGAATGAGAGGTGAAATAGCTAAATCTTACGCTGAATTGATCAAACAAATGTGGTCTGGAAAATTTAGCTATGTCACACCAAGAGCCTTTAAG ACGCAAGTAGGACGTTTTGCACCTCAGTTCTCTGGATACCAGCAGCAGGACTGTCAAGAGCTATTAGCTTTCCTATTAGATGGACTGCATGAGGATTTGAATCGAATTAGGAAAAAACCATATATACAGTTAAAAGATGCTGATGGAAGGCCAGATAAG ATAGTTGCTGAAGAAGCCTGggaaaaccatttaaaaagaaatgattctaTCATAGTAGATATATTTCACGGCCTTTTCAAATCAACTTTAGTTTGTCCTGAATGTGCTAAGATTTCAGTAACATTTGATCCTTTTTGTTACTTGACACTTCCATTGCCCATGAAAAAAGAACGTACTTTGGAAGTTTATTTGGTTAGAATGGATCCACTTACCAAACCTATGCAG tacaAAGTGGTTGTCCCCAAAATTGGAAACATACTTGATCTTTGTACAGCATTGTCTGCTTTGTCAGGAGTACCTGCAGATAAG atGATAGTTACTGATATATACAATCATAGATTTCACAGAATATTCGCTATGGATGAAAATCTTAGTAGTATTATGGAACGGGATGATATTTATGT GTTTGAAATTAATATCAATAGGACAGAAGATACAGAGCATGTGATTATTCCTGTTTGCCTAAGAGAAAAATTTAGACACTCAAGTTATACCCACCATACTGGTTCCTCACTTTTTGGTCAGCCTTTTCTTATGGCTGTACCACGAAACAACACTGAAGATAAACTCTATAATCTCCTGCTTTTGAGAATGTG cCGGTATGTCAAAATATCTACTGAAACCGAAGAAACCGAAGGATCCCTACACTGCTGTAAGGACCAAAATATTAATGGGAACGGCCCAAATGGCATACATGAAGAAGGCTCACCAA GTGAGATGGAAACAGATGAACCAGATGATGAATCCAGCCAGGATCAAGAACTTCCCTCCGAGAATGAAAACAGTCAGTCTGAAGATTCAGTTGGAGGAGATAATGATTCTGAAAATGGATTATGTACTGAGGAAACTTGTAAAAGTCAACTCACGGGACACAAAAAAAGACTATTTACATTCCAGTTCAACAATTTAGGCAATACTGATATCAACTACATCAAAGATGACACCAGGCATATAAGATTTGACGAGAGGCAGCTTAGACTAGATG AAAGATCTTTTCTTGCTTTGGATTGGGATCCTgatttgaaaaaaagatattttgatgaAAATGCCGCTGAG GATTTTGAAAAACATGAAAGTGTGGAATATAAACCTCCTAAAAAACCCTTTGTGAAATTAAAAGATTGCATTGAGCTttttacaacaaaagaaaagctaGGTGCTGAAGATCCCTG gtattgTCCAAATTGTAAAGAACATCAGCAAGCCACAAAGAAATTGGATTTATGGTCCCTGCCTCCAGTACTTGTGGTACATCTCAAACGATTTTCTTATAGTCGATACATGAGAGACAAATTGGATACATTAGTTGATTTTCCCATCAA TGACCTGGATATGTCAGAATTCCTAATTAATCCAAATGCAGGTCCTTGCCGCTATAATTTGATTGCTGTTTCAAACCACTAtggagggatgggaggaggacACT atACTGCTTTcgcaaaaaataaagatgatggaAAATGGTACTACTTTGATGACAGTAGTGTCTCAACTGCATCTGAAGACCAGATTGTG
- the USP15 gene encoding ubiquitin carboxyl-terminal hydrolase 15 isoform X4, whose translation MRGEIAKSYAELIKQMWSGKFSYVTPRAFKTQVGRFAPQFSGYQQQDCQELLAFLLDGLHEDLNRIRKKPYIQLKDADGRPDKIVAEEAWENHLKRNDSIIVDIFHGLFKSTLVCPECAKISVTFDPFCYLTLPLPMKKERTLEVYLVRMDPLTKPMQYKVVVPKIGNILDLCTALSALSGVPADKMIVTDIYNHRFHRIFAMDENLSSIMERDDIYVFEININRTEDTEHVIIPVCLREKFRHSSYTHHTGSSLFGQPFLMAVPRNNTEDKLYNLLLLRMCRYVKISTETEETEGSLHCCKDQNINGNGPNGIHEEGSPSEMETDEPDDESSQDQELPSENENSQSEDSVGGDNDSENGLCTEETCKSQLTGHKKRLFTFQFNNLGNTDINYIKDDTRHIRFDERQLRLDERSFLALDWDPDLKKRYFDENAAEDFEKHESVEYKPPKKPFVKLKDCIELFTTKEKLGAEDPWYCPNCKEHQQATKKLDLWSLPPVLVVHLKRFSYSRYMRDKLDTLVDFPINDLDMSEFLINPNAGPCRYNLIAVSNHYGGMGGGHYTAFAKNKDDGKWYYFDDSSVSTASEDQIVSKAAYVLFYQRQDTFSGTGFFPLDRETKGASAATGIPLESDEDSNDNDNDIENENCMHTN comes from the exons ATGAGAGGTGAAATAGCTAAATCTTACGCTGAATTGATCAAACAAATGTGGTCTGGAAAATTTAGCTATGTCACACCAAGAGCCTTTAAG ACGCAAGTAGGACGTTTTGCACCTCAGTTCTCTGGATACCAGCAGCAGGACTGTCAAGAGCTATTAGCTTTCCTATTAGATGGACTGCATGAGGATTTGAATCGAATTAGGAAAAAACCATATATACAGTTAAAAGATGCTGATGGAAGGCCAGATAAG ATAGTTGCTGAAGAAGCCTGggaaaaccatttaaaaagaaatgattctaTCATAGTAGATATATTTCACGGCCTTTTCAAATCAACTTTAGTTTGTCCTGAATGTGCTAAGATTTCAGTAACATTTGATCCTTTTTGTTACTTGACACTTCCATTGCCCATGAAAAAAGAACGTACTTTGGAAGTTTATTTGGTTAGAATGGATCCACTTACCAAACCTATGCAG tacaAAGTGGTTGTCCCCAAAATTGGAAACATACTTGATCTTTGTACAGCATTGTCTGCTTTGTCAGGAGTACCTGCAGATAAG atGATAGTTACTGATATATACAATCATAGATTTCACAGAATATTCGCTATGGATGAAAATCTTAGTAGTATTATGGAACGGGATGATATTTATGT GTTTGAAATTAATATCAATAGGACAGAAGATACAGAGCATGTGATTATTCCTGTTTGCCTAAGAGAAAAATTTAGACACTCAAGTTATACCCACCATACTGGTTCCTCACTTTTTGGTCAGCCTTTTCTTATGGCTGTACCACGAAACAACACTGAAGATAAACTCTATAATCTCCTGCTTTTGAGAATGTG cCGGTATGTCAAAATATCTACTGAAACCGAAGAAACCGAAGGATCCCTACACTGCTGTAAGGACCAAAATATTAATGGGAACGGCCCAAATGGCATACATGAAGAAGGCTCACCAA GTGAGATGGAAACAGATGAACCAGATGATGAATCCAGCCAGGATCAAGAACTTCCCTCCGAGAATGAAAACAGTCAGTCTGAAGATTCAGTTGGAGGAGATAATGATTCTGAAAATGGATTATGTACTGAGGAAACTTGTAAAAGTCAACTCACGGGACACAAAAAAAGACTATTTACATTCCAGTTCAACAATTTAGGCAATACTGATATCAACTACATCAAAGATGACACCAGGCATATAAGATTTGACGAGAGGCAGCTTAGACTAGATG AAAGATCTTTTCTTGCTTTGGATTGGGATCCTgatttgaaaaaaagatattttgatgaAAATGCCGCTGAG GATTTTGAAAAACATGAAAGTGTGGAATATAAACCTCCTAAAAAACCCTTTGTGAAATTAAAAGATTGCATTGAGCTttttacaacaaaagaaaagctaGGTGCTGAAGATCCCTG gtattgTCCAAATTGTAAAGAACATCAGCAAGCCACAAAGAAATTGGATTTATGGTCCCTGCCTCCAGTACTTGTGGTACATCTCAAACGATTTTCTTATAGTCGATACATGAGAGACAAATTGGATACATTAGTTGATTTTCCCATCAA TGACCTGGATATGTCAGAATTCCTAATTAATCCAAATGCAGGTCCTTGCCGCTATAATTTGATTGCTGTTTCAAACCACTAtggagggatgggaggaggacACT atACTGCTTTcgcaaaaaataaagatgatggaAAATGGTACTACTTTGATGACAGTAGTGTCTCAACTGCATCTGAAGACCAGATTGTG